One Trichoderma atroviride chromosome 7, complete sequence DNA segment encodes these proteins:
- a CDS encoding uncharacterized protein (EggNog:ENOG41) → MPRYNPQWEDQIKGYRKNRVLLVAKSLPFSATTTQVESAIRARLTKPESVTFLWPPGATRPNHHIGWVMLAFSRRPDTKMALEELQNFEILGRAINVERAHRHARLPNPSYGMSAARNSASVINAAITTTTTTAANSSTTAAATATPASAVSTAAPSLQPAPTEDTTTRNASDSLEEKDMPSRDFEWWW, encoded by the exons ATGCCACGATACAACCCTCAGTGGGAGGACCAGATCAAGGGCTACCGAAAGAATCGCGTCCTGCTCGTCGCTAAAAGCCTTCCATTCAGCGCTACGACGACCCAAGTCGAGTCTGCCATCCGGGCTAGACTCACCAAGCCCGAGTCTGTCACTTTCTTGTGGCCACCGGGTGCGACCCGCCCGAATCATCACATTGGTTGGGTAATGCTTGCTTTCAGCAGGCGACCTGATACCAAGATGGCCTTGGAAGAGCTCCAGAACTTCGAGATTCTCGGCCGTGCCATCAACGTCGAGCGAGCGCATAGACACGCA CGTCTCCCCAATCCCTCGTATGGAATGAGCGCAGCTCGTAACTCTGCCTCTGTTATAAACGCTGCTattaccaccaccaccaccaccgccgccaacagTTCTAccaccgctgctgctactgctactcctgcttctgctgttTCTACCGCCGCTCCCTCCCTCCAGCCCGCTCCAACTGAAGACACCACAACCCGCAATGCCTCCGATTCTCtcgaagagaaagacatgCCGTCACGAGACTTTGAATGGTGGTGGTAG